From the Shewanella amazonensis SB2B genome, one window contains:
- the lptB gene encoding LPS export ABC transporter ATP-binding protein, translating into MTQLTLKASNLAKSYKNRQVVKNVSLTVNTGQVVGLLGPNGAGKTTTFYMVVGLVQSDKGSIHINDDDLTLDPMHLRARKGIGYLPQEASIFRKLSVRDNIMAVLQMRKELNTDEREEALEQLLEEFHITHIRDNLGMSLSGGERRRVEIARALAANPRFILLDEPFAGVDPISVIDIKKIIEQLKNRGLGVLITDHNVRETLDVCEKAYIVSHGDLIAEGTPAEILDNQQVRAVYLGEQFRL; encoded by the coding sequence ATGACCCAACTGACCCTGAAGGCCAGTAACCTCGCCAAGAGTTACAAAAACCGCCAGGTTGTCAAAAACGTCAGCCTCACCGTCAATACCGGCCAGGTGGTCGGCTTGTTGGGCCCCAATGGTGCCGGTAAAACCACCACCTTTTATATGGTGGTGGGTCTGGTACAGAGTGACAAGGGCAGCATACACATCAATGATGATGACCTGACGCTGGATCCCATGCATCTGCGGGCACGCAAGGGCATTGGCTATCTGCCACAGGAAGCCAGCATCTTTCGCAAGCTGTCGGTGCGCGACAACATCATGGCCGTGTTGCAGATGCGTAAAGAGCTGAACACCGATGAGCGTGAAGAGGCCTTGGAGCAACTGCTGGAAGAGTTTCACATCACCCACATTCGTGACAATCTGGGCATGTCACTCTCAGGTGGCGAACGTCGCCGGGTCGAGATAGCCCGGGCGCTCGCCGCAAACCCCAGATTTATCCTGTTGGATGAACCTTTTGCCGGGGTAGACCCCATTTCCGTTATCGACATCAAAAAGATCATCGAGCAATTGAAGAATCGTGGCCTTGGTGTGCTTATCACCGACCACAACGTGAGAGAAACCCTCGATGTGTGCGAAAAAGCCTATATCGTCAGCCATGGCGATTTGATTGCCGAAGGCACTCCTGCCGAAATCCTCGACAATCAGCAGGTGCGTGCAGTGTACTTGGGTGAGCAATTCAGGCTATAG
- the rapZ gene encoding RNase adapter RapZ, whose protein sequence is MKLVIVSGRSGSGKSVALRVLEDLGYYCVDNLPLQLIGPLLAQLKGNNDKVAISIDIRNMPEQEKALEKELARLPEGVELTSFFLNSSDKVLLKRYSETRRLHPLSRSKVSLQEAIKLEGKMLAPISNMVDHFIDTSNLNVYELADAVRQILLGRTDKELVIIFESFGFKHGMPTEADFMFDARFLPNPHWEPELRPLTGLDEPVKLFLERQVLVNKYIWQIENLLETWLPHLERNNRSYLTIAIGCTGGQHRSVYIAEQLAKRFANSHHKVEARHRELNAKA, encoded by the coding sequence ATGAAACTCGTTATAGTCTCCGGGCGCTCTGGCTCCGGAAAGTCGGTAGCCCTCAGGGTACTGGAAGACTTGGGCTACTACTGCGTCGATAATTTGCCATTACAGCTGATTGGGCCCTTGCTTGCCCAGCTTAAGGGTAATAACGACAAGGTCGCCATCAGCATCGATATCCGCAATATGCCGGAGCAGGAAAAGGCCCTCGAAAAAGAGCTGGCAAGGCTCCCCGAAGGCGTCGAACTCACCAGCTTTTTCCTCAATTCCAGCGACAAGGTGCTGCTCAAACGCTACAGTGAAACCCGCCGTTTGCACCCCCTGTCCCGCAGCAAGGTCTCATTGCAGGAAGCTATCAAGCTCGAAGGCAAAATGCTGGCGCCCATTTCCAATATGGTCGACCACTTCATCGATACCTCCAATCTGAATGTCTATGAACTGGCTGATGCTGTCAGGCAGATACTACTTGGTCGCACAGACAAAGAGCTGGTGATCATCTTCGAATCCTTTGGTTTCAAGCACGGCATGCCCACAGAAGCAGACTTCATGTTTGATGCCCGCTTCTTGCCCAATCCCCATTGGGAACCCGAGCTGAGGCCCCTCACTGGCCTCGATGAGCCGGTTAAGCTGTTTTTGGAACGTCAGGTGCTGGTCAACAAGTACATCTGGCAAATCGAAAACCTGCTGGAAACCTGGTTGCCCCACCTGGAGCGTAACAATCGCAGCTACCTCACCATTGCCATTGGCTGCACCGGTGGTCAACACCGTTCTGTGTATATTGCCGAGCAGCTTGCCAAGCGCTTCGCCAACTCTCACCACAAGGTTGAGGCCCGCCATCGGGAACTGAATGCCAAAGCTTGA
- the ptsN gene encoding PTS IIA-like nitrogen regulatory protein PtsN, which translates to MELSTILAPECTSCATPGSKKKVLELISDLAAAQNPSLSSQEIFESLLAREKMGSTGIGNGIAIPHGRLGTIDKPLAVLIKCEEAIGYDAIDKQPVDILFALLVPSDQCQQHLSTLAAMAEKLNDKQILKQLRKSHDEKELYQVIIG; encoded by the coding sequence ATGGAACTAAGTACCATCCTGGCGCCGGAGTGCACTAGCTGTGCCACTCCGGGCAGCAAGAAAAAGGTGCTGGAGCTGATTAGCGATCTCGCTGCTGCCCAGAATCCCTCCCTCTCGTCTCAAGAGATATTCGAAAGCCTGCTGGCCCGTGAAAAAATGGGTAGCACAGGTATTGGTAATGGTATTGCCATTCCCCATGGACGCCTTGGCACTATAGATAAGCCCTTAGCTGTGCTGATCAAGTGTGAAGAAGCCATTGGTTATGACGCCATTGACAAGCAACCTGTGGACATTCTGTTTGCCTTGCTGGTGCCGTCGGACCAGTGTCAGCAACATCTCAGCACCCTGGCCGCTATGGCCGAAAAGCTGAATGACAAGCAGATCCTCAAGCAGCTGCGTAAAAGCCACGATGAAAAGGAACTTTACCAGGTAATCATCGGATGA
- the hpf gene encoding ribosome hibernation promoting factor has protein sequence MQINLTGHHIEITDSLRNYVESKFSKLERHFEQINNVHVVLNVQKLQQIAEAKLHLNGGEVFATSEHEDMYAAIDALIDKLDRQVIKHKEKLTKH, from the coding sequence ATGCAAATCAATCTGACTGGGCATCATATCGAAATCACTGATTCACTGCGTAACTACGTAGAGAGCAAGTTCTCCAAGCTTGAACGTCATTTCGAACAGATCAATAATGTCCACGTTGTTCTCAATGTTCAGAAATTGCAGCAAATCGCAGAAGCCAAGCTTCACCTCAACGGTGGCGAGGTATTCGCCACTTCAGAACATGAAGACATGTACGCCGCCATTGACGCCCTAATTGATAAATTGGACCGTCAGGTTATTAAACACAAAGAGAAACTGACCAAACATTAA
- a CDS encoding molybdate ABC transporter substrate-binding protein, whose translation MKKSILLISILVSIGSVMAAEPLELRAAGSLKAAMGDIVQAFEKDMGQAVVAQFGPSGLLRERIESGENVDLFASANMKHPQTLQAKGMGDKVQAFARNQLCALAQPEIVLTPATLLERMLSADVRVGTSTPKADPSGDYAFRVFELAETIEPGAETRLKTKALQLTGGPNSAKPPKGVNPYAHVMKTRQADIFLTYCTNGRLARKEYAELQLVHLPENLAVGADYGLLVIDERARPLADYILSPAGQAILGDYGFAPPR comes from the coding sequence ATGAAAAAATCCATACTGCTCATATCCATACTGGTTTCCATCGGCAGTGTCATGGCCGCGGAACCTCTGGAACTTCGTGCCGCCGGCAGCCTCAAAGCCGCCATGGGCGACATAGTGCAGGCCTTTGAGAAAGACATGGGGCAGGCTGTTGTGGCCCAGTTTGGTCCTTCCGGACTGCTTCGGGAGCGTATCGAGTCCGGTGAAAACGTTGACCTGTTCGCCTCAGCCAATATGAAACACCCGCAAACCCTGCAGGCAAAAGGTATGGGAGACAAGGTACAAGCGTTTGCCCGTAACCAGCTTTGTGCGCTGGCGCAGCCCGAGATTGTGTTGACCCCGGCCACCCTGCTGGAGCGCATGTTGTCAGCGGACGTGCGTGTGGGGACTTCCACGCCCAAGGCAGACCCCTCAGGCGACTACGCGTTTCGGGTCTTCGAGTTGGCCGAAACGATTGAGCCTGGCGCCGAGACAAGGCTCAAAACCAAGGCACTGCAGCTCACGGGAGGACCAAACAGCGCCAAACCGCCCAAGGGCGTCAATCCCTATGCCCATGTGATGAAGACCCGTCAGGCGGATATCTTCCTGACCTACTGCACCAATGGTCGTCTTGCCCGCAAAGAGTACGCCGAGCTGCAACTGGTGCATTTACCGGAAAACCTGGCCGTGGGGGCAGATTATGGGCTTTTGGTAATAGATGAGCGCGCAAGGCCGCTCGCCGACTACATTTTGTCACCGGCCGGACAGGCCATTCTTGGCGATTATGGGTTTGCCCCACCACGCTGA
- a CDS encoding RNA polymerase factor sigma-54, whose amino-acid sequence MKASLQLKLGQQLTMTPQLQQAIRLLQLSSLELQQEIQQALDANPLLELDDELGSDQFDADGGDKEFDDQFSQESVSNDTTDSASLETSDAINQQSMPDELPMDTTWDEVFTAAPVSGPGIRGEDDMPFQGETSEGLYEHLEWQKNLTPFSDTDLAIATAIIDAIDDKGYLTQSLEEILEAVGDDEVELDEVEAVLKRIQHFDPIGVAARDLAECLLIQLGQFPADTPHLDNAKLLIRDHLDLIANRDFRTLMRKTRLKEEELRDAIVLIQGLNPRPGESVTSTKDEYVIPDVSVSKKNGRWVVELNPDCMPKLSVNQQYAAMARTSRNQADSQFIRGHLQEAKWFIKSLESRNDTLLKVANCIVQFQQGFFEYGEEAMKPMVLNDIAEAVEMHESTISRVTTQKYMHTPRGIFELKYFFSSHVGTEDGGECSSTAIRAFIKKLVAAENQKKPLSDSKMAELLAEQGINVARRTIAKYREAMLIPPSNQRKSL is encoded by the coding sequence ATGAAAGCGTCGCTCCAGCTAAAACTGGGACAACAACTCACAATGACGCCACAGTTGCAGCAGGCCATTCGTCTGCTTCAACTCTCTTCGCTTGAACTGCAACAGGAAATTCAGCAAGCCCTCGACGCCAACCCACTGTTGGAGCTGGACGACGAACTGGGCAGCGATCAGTTTGATGCCGACGGCGGCGATAAAGAATTTGATGACCAGTTCAGCCAGGAGTCCGTCTCAAACGACACCACGGACAGTGCCTCGCTGGAAACCTCAGACGCCATCAATCAGCAGTCCATGCCGGACGAGCTCCCGATGGATACCACCTGGGATGAAGTCTTTACGGCTGCCCCCGTGTCTGGCCCCGGGATCCGTGGCGAAGATGATATGCCGTTTCAGGGCGAAACCAGCGAAGGCCTCTACGAACATCTCGAATGGCAAAAAAATCTCACCCCTTTTTCCGATACCGATCTGGCCATTGCCACTGCCATCATAGATGCCATCGATGACAAAGGTTACTTGACCCAAAGCCTGGAGGAAATTCTCGAGGCCGTGGGCGATGACGAAGTGGAGCTTGACGAAGTTGAGGCCGTGCTCAAACGCATTCAACACTTCGACCCAATCGGGGTGGCTGCCCGTGATTTGGCAGAGTGCCTGCTCATTCAACTTGGGCAGTTTCCGGCGGATACCCCCCACCTGGACAACGCCAAGCTGCTTATCCGTGACCATTTGGACTTGATTGCCAACCGCGACTTCCGCACCCTGATGCGAAAAACACGCCTCAAGGAAGAAGAACTCAGAGACGCAATCGTCCTTATTCAGGGGCTGAATCCCCGTCCCGGTGAGTCGGTGACCAGCACCAAGGACGAGTATGTTATTCCGGATGTCTCGGTCAGTAAAAAAAATGGCCGTTGGGTTGTAGAGCTTAATCCCGATTGTATGCCTAAACTGAGTGTGAACCAGCAATATGCCGCCATGGCGCGCACCAGTCGCAACCAGGCTGACAGCCAGTTTATCCGCGGGCATTTGCAAGAGGCCAAGTGGTTTATCAAGAGCCTGGAGAGCCGCAACGACACCCTGCTGAAAGTCGCCAATTGCATAGTGCAGTTCCAGCAGGGCTTTTTTGAGTATGGTGAAGAAGCCATGAAACCCATGGTGCTCAACGATATCGCCGAAGCGGTAGAGATGCACGAATCCACCATCTCACGGGTCACTACCCAAAAATACATGCATACCCCAAGGGGTATCTTTGAACTCAAGTATTTTTTCTCCAGCCACGTCGGGACCGAAGATGGCGGAGAATGCTCATCTACTGCCATCCGCGCCTTTATCAAGAAACTGGTGGCAGCAGAAAATCAGAAGAAACCATTGAGCGACAGCAAAATGGCGGAACTTCTGGCAGAACAAGGAATCAACGTTGCTAGACGCACCATCGCCAAATACCGAGAGGCGATGTTGATCCCACCGTCAAACCAACGTAAGAGTTTATAA
- the lptA gene encoding lipopolysaccharide transport periplasmic protein LptA, whose product MNLNKSLILVLLCTCSAVALANTKFDLSQEVKIAAANSYADLKNKRIVYEGPVTLTQGSLVLKAGELSSFTDEKSGKRILLAKGNPATYSQQVEDGRTVHASATEISYNIDSRVMSLKGNAKVEQDGSQVSADSIVYDIEKQQLTSQSSGKKDDRVITIIKPENYQQDLQDKVKTEQPQQEKQQ is encoded by the coding sequence ATGAACCTAAATAAGTCGCTCATTCTGGTGCTGCTTTGCACCTGCAGCGCTGTGGCTTTGGCCAACACCAAGTTTGATTTGAGCCAGGAAGTCAAAATTGCCGCAGCCAACAGTTATGCCGATCTGAAAAACAAGCGCATTGTATACGAAGGCCCGGTGACCCTGACCCAGGGCAGCCTGGTGCTTAAGGCGGGTGAACTGAGCTCTTTCACCGACGAGAAAAGCGGTAAACGCATTCTGCTCGCCAAGGGTAACCCTGCCACTTACAGTCAGCAGGTGGAAGATGGCCGCACAGTGCATGCCAGTGCTACGGAAATCAGCTACAACATCGACAGCCGTGTAATGAGCCTCAAAGGCAACGCCAAGGTCGAGCAGGATGGCAGCCAGGTGAGCGCCGACTCCATCGTTTACGATATCGAAAAGCAGCAGCTCACGTCCCAAAGCAGCGGTAAAAAAGACGACCGGGTTATCACCATCATCAAGCCCGAAAATTACCAGCAGGATCTGCAGGATAAAGTTAAGACAGAGCAACCCCAGCAAGAGAAGCAGCAATGA
- a CDS encoding HPr family phosphocarrier protein: MPKLERDVTIVNKLGLHARAATKLAVLASEFKASVTLVQGAKQASAASVLGLLMLESGMGKTIHIIAEGEDAEQAMDAVCNLINARFDEDC, encoded by the coding sequence ATGCCAAAGCTTGAACGTGACGTCACCATAGTCAATAAACTGGGCCTGCATGCCCGCGCTGCCACCAAGCTGGCGGTATTGGCGTCGGAATTCAAGGCCAGCGTGACGCTGGTTCAGGGCGCCAAACAGGCTTCGGCCGCCAGCGTGCTGGGTCTCCTGATGCTCGAATCCGGAATGGGCAAAACCATCCATATTATCGCCGAAGGGGAAGACGCCGAGCAGGCCATGGATGCCGTGTGTAACCTTATCAACGCCCGCTTCGACGAAGACTGCTGA
- the kdsC gene encoding 3-deoxy-manno-octulosonate-8-phosphatase KdsC: MREGLYGPIDDAIWNKAKDIKLLICDVDGVFSDGRIYLGNQGEELKAFHTRDGYGVKALQGAGIAVAVITGRKSQIVENRMTALGVAHIYQGVDNKFVPYEELLGLYGVNGAEVAYIGDDMVDLPVMKAVGLGVCVADGHPFVRQHADMVTTLPGGHGALRELADLLLMSQGKFDSAHGMSV; encoded by the coding sequence ATGCGCGAAGGACTCTACGGCCCCATTGATGATGCCATCTGGAACAAGGCCAAAGATATCAAGCTGCTCATTTGCGACGTAGATGGGGTCTTTTCCGACGGCCGTATTTACCTTGGCAATCAAGGGGAAGAACTTAAGGCATTTCATACCCGTGACGGCTATGGCGTCAAAGCCCTTCAGGGTGCTGGTATCGCGGTAGCGGTGATCACCGGGCGCAAATCCCAGATTGTGGAAAACCGCATGACGGCACTCGGGGTCGCCCATATCTATCAGGGCGTCGATAACAAGTTCGTGCCCTATGAAGAGTTACTTGGCCTCTACGGAGTCAATGGGGCCGAAGTGGCATACATTGGTGATGATATGGTGGATTTGCCTGTGATGAAGGCGGTGGGACTCGGCGTATGCGTCGCGGATGGCCACCCCTTTGTTCGCCAACACGCCGACATGGTCACTACGCTGCCCGGTGGGCATGGTGCCCTCAGAGAACTTGCCGATCTCCTACTGATGAGCCAGGGTAAGTTCGATTCGGCCCACGGGATGAGCGTATGA
- a CDS encoding transposase: MSATYETRRQEAVMAVLEGGRLPSEVARDHGIASKTLLKWIRESHQSRSSRRCKLEQEIEALEMKLSGLRQEISKLQTFNA; encoded by the coding sequence ATGTCCGCCACATACGAGACCCGGCGTCAGGAAGCCGTTATGGCCGTACTCGAAGGTGGCCGTTTGCCATCTGAAGTCGCCAGGGATCACGGGATTGCCAGCAAGACCCTGCTCAAATGGATCCGGGAGTCCCATCAATCCCGCAGTAGCCGTCGCTGCAAGCTCGAGCAGGAAATAGAAGCTCTTGAGATGAAATTGTCCGGACTGCGACAGGAAATCTCCAAACTACAAACGTTCAACGCTTGA
- the lptC gene encoding LPS export ABC transporter periplasmic protein LptC, with the protein MNRVTLAIILLFGTALTLYWQVQSKKASQPQLTDSVQKPDYVATDLRSISYNAEGKLESRVSAAYMEHFDGDAQTLFTQPVYTLFPEDGQGEWRLTAKTGRLDKASDKVMLEDEVLIEALTIDEPLQQLNTSYLELDLKTMILTSDKEIIISGNNFHLSGHGLYADLNAKEVKLLSKIKGTYEPK; encoded by the coding sequence ATGAATCGGGTCACACTCGCCATCATTTTGCTGTTCGGCACCGCCCTGACGCTTTACTGGCAGGTGCAAAGCAAAAAGGCCAGTCAACCTCAGCTCACTGACAGTGTGCAAAAACCTGATTACGTGGCAACCGACCTTCGCAGCATCAGCTACAACGCCGAGGGAAAATTAGAAAGCCGCGTCAGTGCCGCCTACATGGAACACTTCGATGGCGATGCACAAACCCTGTTTACCCAACCTGTCTACACCCTGTTCCCTGAAGATGGTCAGGGTGAATGGCGCCTCACCGCCAAAACCGGCAGACTGGACAAGGCCAGTGACAAAGTCATGCTCGAAGACGAAGTACTGATCGAAGCTCTGACCATAGACGAGCCTTTGCAGCAGCTCAATACCAGTTATCTGGAGTTGGATCTCAAGACGATGATCCTCACCTCCGACAAAGAAATTATAATCAGCGGCAATAACTTCCACTTGAGCGGCCATGGTCTCTATGCTGATCTCAATGCCAAAGAAGTTAAGCTCTTAAGCAAGATTAAGGGAACCTATGAACCTAAATAA
- the mgtE gene encoding magnesium transporter, protein MAVELLDNEQTELLLNQLNEALGSGMFVHVRQMLLNMAASDIALVLESSPPRTRQVLWQLIDPELAGEVLEELGEEMKDKFIRQMSPERLARAAAGLDTDDLAYILRSLPDSLYKQVLQSMSIQDRSRAEQALSYPEETAGGIMNTDTVTIRPDVNVDVILRYLRQLGSLPEATDMLYVVDRHDVLLGAVKLTALLTCSPSTPIRELIDADIEGIPATMSDTEAAALFERHDWVSAPVIDAEGKLLGRITIDDVVDVIREDAEHSMMGMAGMDDDEDTFGPVLKSSFRRSLWLTVNLFAALLAASVSNLFESTLEQFATIAILMTIVPSMGGVAGNQTLALVIRGMALGHIGQSNSRWLIGKELAIGFLNGLLWSVLVFVAIWLWKGDLALGALIGGAMLINMTVAGLAGASIPLLLKRLKIDPALAGGMVLTTVTDVIGLFAFLGLATAFLMR, encoded by the coding sequence ATGGCTGTCGAACTTCTGGATAACGAGCAAACCGAGCTGTTGCTGAATCAGCTCAATGAGGCCCTGGGCAGCGGTATGTTTGTGCATGTGCGCCAGATGCTGCTGAACATGGCCGCATCCGATATCGCACTGGTGCTCGAATCCTCTCCTCCCCGTACCCGTCAGGTATTGTGGCAACTTATCGACCCCGAGCTTGCCGGTGAGGTCCTCGAAGAGCTCGGCGAAGAGATGAAAGACAAGTTTATCCGCCAGATGAGCCCCGAGCGCCTCGCCCGCGCTGCCGCAGGCCTGGACACCGACGATCTGGCCTACATACTGCGCTCCCTGCCCGACAGCCTCTACAAGCAGGTGCTGCAATCCATGTCGATTCAAGACCGCAGTCGCGCCGAGCAGGCACTCTCCTACCCGGAAGAAACCGCCGGCGGCATCATGAATACCGACACTGTGACCATACGCCCCGACGTGAATGTGGATGTGATACTGCGCTACCTGCGCCAGCTCGGCTCGCTGCCCGAGGCCACCGATATGCTCTATGTGGTAGACAGACACGATGTGCTGCTCGGGGCGGTAAAGCTCACCGCCTTGCTCACCTGCAGCCCCTCCACACCCATTCGTGAGCTTATCGATGCCGACATTGAGGGGATTCCCGCGACCATGTCGGATACCGAGGCTGCGGCCCTGTTTGAGCGCCACGACTGGGTGTCAGCGCCCGTGATAGACGCAGAGGGCAAGCTGCTGGGGCGAATCACCATCGACGATGTGGTGGATGTCATCCGGGAAGATGCCGAACACTCAATGATGGGGATGGCCGGTATGGACGACGATGAAGACACCTTTGGTCCCGTCCTCAAAAGCAGTTTCCGGCGCTCATTGTGGCTCACTGTTAATCTGTTCGCCGCCCTGCTGGCTGCGTCGGTCAGCAACCTGTTTGAATCGACCCTGGAGCAGTTCGCCACCATCGCCATCCTGATGACCATAGTGCCCAGCATGGGTGGCGTGGCCGGCAATCAGACCCTGGCATTGGTGATTAGGGGTATGGCGCTGGGCCACATAGGCCAGAGTAACTCCCGCTGGCTTATCGGCAAGGAGCTTGCCATCGGTTTTCTCAACGGCCTGCTTTGGTCAGTTCTGGTGTTTGTCGCTATCTGGCTGTGGAAAGGGGATCTGGCCCTGGGGGCACTGATAGGTGGGGCCATGTTGATCAATATGACGGTGGCAGGACTCGCCGGTGCCAGCATTCCCTTGCTGCTTAAACGATTGAAAATAGACCCGGCATTGGCCGGTGGTATGGTGCTGACCACTGTCACCGACGTGATAGGGCTGTTTGCCTTTCTGGGCCTGGCGACGGCATTTTTAATGCGTTGA
- a CDS encoding OmpA family protein, whose product MNKKAILTLTGVFALAAMGTGCSTVNPYTNEQQTANATTGAIIGAVAGAAVGVASSSKSDRGKGALIGAASGAAVGGGIGYYMDVQETKLRQQLQASGVSVTRNGDNIILNMPNDVTFAVDKTDLSPRAMQVLDSVALVAKEYSKTRLNVLGYTDSSGADSYNLRLSQVRASEVGNYLLSKGVAAARVSTQGMGEASPIASNATAEGRAQNRRVEIILTPIG is encoded by the coding sequence ATGAACAAGAAAGCAATTCTTACCCTGACTGGCGTATTTGCCCTGGCTGCTATGGGCACTGGTTGCAGCACAGTGAACCCCTATACCAATGAACAGCAAACTGCCAATGCCACCACTGGCGCCATCATAGGTGCTGTTGCAGGTGCTGCCGTGGGCGTAGCCTCTTCCAGTAAGAGCGACCGCGGTAAAGGTGCGCTGATTGGCGCTGCATCGGGAGCGGCAGTCGGTGGCGGTATCGGTTATTACATGGATGTGCAGGAAACCAAACTGCGTCAGCAGCTGCAGGCCAGCGGCGTCAGCGTGACCCGCAATGGTGACAACATCATTCTGAATATGCCAAACGACGTGACCTTTGCCGTGGACAAGACTGATCTGAGCCCACGCGCCATGCAGGTATTGGACTCGGTTGCTCTGGTGGCGAAAGAGTACAGCAAGACCCGTTTGAATGTACTGGGTTATACCGATTCAAGTGGCGCAGACAGCTACAACCTGCGTCTGTCTCAGGTACGGGCTTCGGAAGTGGGCAATTACCTGCTGAGCAAGGGGGTTGCTGCCGCGCGTGTATCCACTCAGGGCATGGGCGAGGCCAGCCCCATCGCGTCTAACGCCACCGCAGAGGGCCGTGCCCAAAACCGCCGCGTAGAAATTATCCTCACGCCTATTGGCTAA